In a single window of the Notamacropus eugenii isolate mMacEug1 chromosome 4, mMacEug1.pri_v2, whole genome shotgun sequence genome:
- the LOC140502826 gene encoding glutathione S-transferase theta-2B-like: protein MGLRLYLDLISQPCRAVYLFAKVNRIPFELQRVELFQGQHLTDDFAKVNSLKRVPAMKDGDFTLAESVAILHYLSQKYNTPAHWYPSDLQARARVEEYLSWHADSIRGTFGTLLWIWVLGPLIDVHIPQEKVDRNIASMMQKLGHLEQKFLQDKPFLTGDQISFADLMALEELMQTVYAGFDVFEGRPKLAAWRGRVEAILGEKLCHEVWEAICNLCAEPRTLKVIPLAMKERMKLCLSIIT, encoded by the exons ATGGGCTTGAGGCTCTACCTGGACCTGATCTCCCAGCCTTGCCGCGCCGTCTACCTCTTCGCCAAGGTTAATCGCATCCCCTTCGAGCTGCAGAGGGTGGAGCTGTTCCAGG GACAGCACCTGACTGATGATTTCGCCAAAGTGAACAGCCTGAAGAGAGTGCCAGCCATGAAAGATGGAGATTTCACCTTGGCAGAAAG TGTGGCCATCCTGCATTACCTGAGTCAGAAATACAACACCCCAGCTCACTGGTATCCTTCAGACCTGCAGGCCCGGGCACGGGTTGAAGAATACCTGTCCTGGCATGCTGACTCCATTCGAGGTACCTTTGGCACACTGCTGTGGATATGG GTGCTGGGCCCTCTCATTGATGTCCACATCCCCCAGGAGAAAGTGGACAGGAACATAGCCTCCATGATGCAAAAACTAGGACATCTGGAGCAGAAGTTCTTGCAAGACAAGCCCTTCCTCACTGGTGACCAAATTTCCTTTGCTGATCTGATGGCACTGGAGGAGCTGATGCAG ACCGTCTATGCTGGTTTTGATGTCTTCGAGGGACGGCCCAAGTTGGCAGCTTGGCGTGGGCGGGTGGAGGCCATCTTGGGGGAGAAGCTATGCCACGAGGTCTGGGAAGCCATCTGTAATCTCTGTGCAGAGCCCAGGACCTTGAAGGTCATCCCCTTGGCCATGAAGGAGAGGATGAAGTTATGTCTTTCAATTATTACATAA